ccgccagTGACGTACTTTTCGCCGCGTCACTCGACCATTTCGAATTTGCCGCGAAGCGCCGGTTGCTACACCAACGGCTGGAGATAACACCTTTTCCGTATTGAAAGTTGGCGTCGTACCGCCGATCAGTACAGCCGCTGCCGTCAGTGGACCGACGGGCGTGCGACGCTGTTAACTCCACCCGGTATATCGCACATTGAAAGCACCCCGAGAAGTGTCCCCACCTGTGGAGAGCGTAATATCTGACACCGTGGAGTGGGCCCAGGATAAACTCTCACGGGAATTTCGTTGTTTAATCTGTGTTCAACTCATGAAAATGTTTCACGATAGCCCCCTCGCAACACCTCGATGCAGAGAGTGTCCAGCCGAGCGTGGTTCAACTTGCACAAGCAGCAGCTGCAGCCTCGGGACCAAGGCAACGCTCTGTGCGACACCTGCTGTTCAGTGAAGTTGCACACGGACGAAGCCTACAACGGTGGCGGCAGCCTGCGCGTGCTCTTCAAGCGAAACCGTCATTTCCCGGACACCAAGCCTTACATAAGGTTAGGCTCCGTCCCCGGGAATGCAACACGTTTAATACAGCTCTGGATCGTATGGAAGATTGACCTGTCGTAGGAATCTCCCCCTAAAACCGACACTCATTTCGTCTGCAGTTACGCATCGGTTCTGCAGAGTTAGTGGAACTACTGCATGTAGTGCCATTAACATGTAGTTCTACATGCAGTGACGTTGCATGTAGTGcccgaaaaaaaaagctttcacagATGTGTGCCAATCAGAGAAACTCTTACATCAAACACACTTAGGCTGCACAAGAATATCTTATGCCCTTCCCGAGCTCAAGGGGTATGTTTTGCCACTGCCCTAAAACTGCTAAATACTATAAACGATTCACCATAATACTGCGCGATTCCTTCGCTATTCCTGAGCTTACAGCTGTTGTATACTTTGTTGTGTCCAACGCATATTTTCCTGTACACTGCACCGGCTGTGTACGTGCCGAATGCTGAACTGCGCCTTTCGACGTCCTCATGGTAAGGCTGCGATTCTTGTTATTAGGGATGGCGCATCACCGACCATACGcaggaattttggacattgcccccTGCGGCCATCTGTCAAACTTTACCGCACTGCACCCGCCTAACTCTATGGGTGGCAGTTTGAAGAATATTTCAAAAATCTGCCTGAATATCCGCGGCTTTTGGTTAGCAACGTTGAAAGCGTTACGCCCTTCTAATAACATGCTTATTTacggcacttattcgtaactttacTGCAGCGTCCTTATATAGCACTGCTTTATTCCTGACCAAAATTCTGCTATAACGCCGCAGAGGCGTTACGACTAAGCGCCATAAATACGCGTGGTAGTAAAAGCGCGTATCCTCTTAACACTGCTCATAGAAAAAAATTCATCAGCGATTGCGATATTTGTATTATGATCATAAATATGTACGCGGATTATATTAGGACGATGACGCTATGAGTAGCTGGCGCGGTGAATCTGTCTCGTGCGGGGGGagagaagtgtggcgcgactgcctcgctaatcagaagatcgcgagaggcagcgcgtaagTGACGCGTGGGTtctattcacagcagccgccgcagacggacctccgcttatgcagcgctttgtttccatacagacgacgcgcgctactctggcgccatatcgtcgccgaacagcccgtcttgcgcgtcaTTACGCCTTTCTTCGCACACTTTTGTTCTACCAACGACGAAAGTGCATGGCCCTTCGTCGCGTGAAAGTCGTGCCATCAGTGTTAGCGGCGAAAACACGCAAGGGACCCAGTCACATCGAGCTTTACTCGTAACCGCTCTTTATCGCCCCTtggagcagtgatccccgtcacacaagCTGGTACCTTGGTACAGTGCACTGACTTAAGCAGCTGAtgctgtagcctcctcctccagtTACCTGCTCGCGCGCTCtactttcatctcccgctgcgctccgcgttcgctttcatctttcgctgtgctcgttcgctcggttacgaggtacgacaACGCCGAGGCAcgtcgacgctcaacgcaggaacgggcgcctaagggctgcgctctaaaatgttgAAATTCGGGCGGCCTACTGAAATGTCATTTGCTCCAAATGCCGACCACACAGTTAGGCTGGGGGAATGCGGTGAACTTTAACAGATCAGTGAAAGGGCAATGCCCAAAATTCCTGGAGATGGCCTTTGTCCGGCTACGCGTGCTCACCGACGCCGTGAACGCTTTGAGGCTCCGGTGCAGCCTGCGTTACTCGCAGCTCCTCGACATGTGAGACACCAACCGCCACACGCCGCTGCCAGCCGTCACATTTGCCGCACGGAAACTATTTTGGAGCTCTCCTTAACTGCTTTGCTGTGAAATAGGGCTGGAAAAATCGGTCAGCGACTGCATTCTTCAGAAATCAGTCTTGTCCGAAATTGTATGCAAATCGCCAAATATCGGTGTCATTACGACGACCCACCGGCGTAATTAGTTAAAGGTGGCCGGGGGGAGGGGGTTCAAGGCAGGACCATTTGGCCCGCCACATAATTTGAAGATGGTCACTGTCAGGTGCACTGGAAAATTCGACAAAACAGCATAGGCCAAGTTTTCTTTCAGAATATCGGCCACTGAcatgctttattttttaaagcgcagctcttagacggCCTTTCCTGCGCCGAACGTCGGCGTCCTACCTCTTAAcccagcgaacgagcacagcgaaagatgagagcgaacgcggagggcAGCGGGAGACAAAATACGAGGATAGCGAAGAGACCGCGAAGTGAAAGCGCACGAGTAGGGTGCAGGgtaaccatgaggcagaaagcagaggagaagggtatggcgaaagcgcgagaagaaaagcttaCAATCCTGCACGACGTGCTttgcggcgacaatggctaccAGGTGGCGCCAAGGTAGTGCGtgtcgtctgtacggaaacaaagcgcagcATGAGTGgcggtctgtctgcggcggctgctgcgactCGCGCCCACGCGTCGCGATTAGCGAGActgtcgcgccacacttcgctccgtttgccaCGTGCCGTACGAGACAGATCGTCCGCGACATCCAATATATCGCGATAAGAAAACGAATACAGCAGCGCTCAAATTTGGAGTTAGGGAGTATTTTCATCGCCggtgatttttttattacttaTCTCTTGCTTGGGCAGCAATTCGCGTCCAAGCAGGAGAGTCACAAGGCTTGCCGCtgatcagccccccccccccccccctcgctaaCTGTTACACAACTGTGACAACCATGTAAACAAGCTCTAAATCGCTGCCAGATACGTCTTGTAATAACATGAGATCtgctttagcctcgctcgaacacatgctctggtcttgcgaaagaattgaagactcggcggtcaaggatgcgtccaggtgggaggctgcacttcgcagcccggacctggatgaacaattctgggctgtccagcagggtCACGaggtggccgtgaggcttggccttccggtcccaacgtgggagcggcccgcttagtgattaattatcactacttgcaggaccaaataaagttttccttccttccttccttccttccttccggtAGTCCATGGTCCGAATGGTAGAGCATCGTGCTGAGGAAACCGGGTGCGAAACCGGCCAGCGGACATGGTTTAATGCGATTACCATTTTTCGGTAATTTCAGCCAGCTTTAGTGGACCAGCGATATGCAACGAATTTCCGGACAAGGGGCAAACGCCCATGTTCAGAACGGGGTGTTAACAGATATCTTACTGATGTCCGGACTCCATCCGAGCATCCAACTTCAATACAGACAGTTCTGTGGACGAACAGGGGCCGTCACATTTTGTATTGTTCAGACCAACCGATAAATTTTATTCAGTGGATATCCTACGGATGTCATTACTATATGAGACACCTGACAGCGGACATTACAGGGAGGTATACTTTCTTCGCTCTCACTGAAACAAATGAATGTTTATATACGATGTTATATATATAGCATTACTTCTCTTCACAACGGCGTATTGTGCAGCGCGACCTTTGCATATTCAGCTTACAAGTCCTTAGATGACACGAAATGTCCCATGGAAGTCCGAAAAAGCTTATGTCCTGTATACAAATGAAGATGTCCAGTAGATATCGCAGCGACATCTTAGTCGGCAAGGTCCTAAAAAACAAGTCATCGCGGACGCGTCTGGGATGCGGAATTAAcatgcgaaatatttttttttgcgaacgtGTACCATGAGATGGACCGCCAGGTGTTTGCAATGTGTGTGCTTTCCAAATGAGCGCTCTCTCCCAATTTACATTAAAATTTGGGTGTTTAGAATAATCCTGCTTTATTACTCCCTGTTTAAAACGATTCCTATGCTCCTGCAGGTTGTTTGGTTGCGAATTTCCTTTGGGATCCCTTGCGGTGAGCTACACCTTCAAGAACGTCAGCTCCTGCATCACAGTTGGCCAGGACATCGCGCTCGTTTTGAAGGCTAAAAATTCAGCAGGAGAAACGGAGGAGATCTTTCTGGGCATGACGGCTGGTCTACCGCGTGGTGATAACTACACAGTGACTCGGGAGATCATCAGATGGCCCGAGACCACTACGGACGTGCCGGGGTCCCACTGGCTCACCAGGTGCGTACTTCTCCAACAAAACGCTTATATCCTATACACTACGGTATACTGTATGCAACTTTGGGAAAGCTATAAACCCATACAAATTCCAACAGAAAAATTACCCGAGGAAACATTGACGCGACAATCGTTCAGCTACTAATGGTATAatcaatgagaagaaagggggtcaaccgaagggcccgatttttattaatcatgttATAAGATGCtaacaaacaaagacacgaagGACGACACAGGGAAAATTCACtctccacgtcgcaagctgccgtcgccgtagCAGCTTGCCTAATagtaatctttaccggaaaaAATTTGCGGGGAGCGCTACGAGCTTCGCATTATCAGGAAcgtcttatcatcaattatgaTTCCGATGCtcgttttgtgcttgttctttacggaaacgaatgctgttctgggccggtattttgtagcgatgccttttccgattctatgctttttcaggcttttcgcgcttggccagtggtcatagcgacggtctgcccacattatcaacgggatcaggcggccgtgtggtgtataagaatagcatagaataaggcataaggtatcgctacaaaatagcggccctgtaCATTTTATGCAttattccaaagaatgtatgcacttctCGCTTCATATTGCTgaggctttatttttttctgcacagGGACGACAACAAAAAAAATACCGACCAACGAGAGGCTAAAAGCCTCGCTGTAAAACAACAAATTTCTATTATTCCTGCGAGCCATGTCAATGACGGTAAAGAAACGCGGGAACAGCATTTTGCCAAATGCGCGTGCAGTGCTGTGTTGGCTGAAAGAGAAAAGCATGCACGTACAACACTGCACTTTGTTTCAAATGGTCGCAGACCTGGTCAAATATTAAATCGGAACAAATTTGTATACGAAGCTGCCTAAGAGCGAGATGGTCACTTTGAATGACTGCAAATTATTGAGCAGAAGTTATCCGACCCGTACGTCCATTGATGAACTGGTTCACTTGGGCAACAACCGCAGCTCTTCCAAACGATCTGCTGCGGGAGCAGCAGAATCGTTTGGAAGAGTCCTCAGACGCATTGTTCTGTCTCCCTCGAGGCTCCAGTAAatgctttacagcgaagctgtatacctctacggcccaagaaaattttcgtgtcgttgtaagccaaaaactccccatacgtgggccgatcccggagatagtgcaataccggtccgacccgcggcggaggtgaaacaggcgtcaagcactccgcccacgtgggccgataccgaagatagtgcaatgccgggccgacccgcggcggaggtgaagcaggcgttaagcactccccatacgtgggccaatcccgaagatagtgcaataccggccctatccgcggtggaggtgcagttcgctattAAAGGACCCACATACACgccttcgctggtcatccttctccacagagtggaagggcacttagATTTTTTTATCCCTTACCTGCGTTAGAAAGAAACGAATACTCGAAAACTTTGGTTAGCGAGTTATCGAATTGAATAGCAGGGACTGTTCAATTTACATTCGAAATTCCGAATATTTGTGCACGCCTACAGCTAGGCTATTCGCGGCTGTTCCACTGTCCACGGAATGTTGTCATCGTATTCGACATTTCAGGAAATACCTTCTGGAGGACCTTCGGGGTGCCGGCGGGGCCATTCTGGAAGAGATTGGCCTCCACTTTTTCTGCGTTGAAACGGAGGCGAATGTTTGCCTGCTGGGTCAACTGGACGTCACAAGGCCAGCCGGTCCAAAAGGAGCTTccagtgacgacagcagcagcgacgaCGAACCAGAGAAGAAGCGGCAACGGGAAGAGCGTTATGGCCTTGACACAGTAGAGGTcgagtaataaaaaaaattcgtgATTTACGAAGCATTGTGGTTTTGCCGAATCAGTACAAGAGAAAGGTGAACCGGCATACAGTTAAACACACACGGGTCGTCTGGGAATCAACGAACCGATCCATTACAGATGCGCAAGAAACACCAAGACTGCGGTACAGTTGATATAACGACTGCGAATATGAAGAAGTCACTCGACAATATCGGTACGTAAGGAATGCGGACTAACCGGAATGTAACGAACCCCGATAAAATAAGTTTTCTATATCGAACACGCGAGGCTTACTGACGCTTACTAATGTAATATAATTTCCTCATGACAAACTGAATGATGTTTACGTGCGTCCGCTGCCAGGCGAGGAGCTGTCTCGACAGGCACTTGAAGTCTAAATTTTTTTTGTAGATGCGCTGTGTTTTTACTCTGCAGAGGTTGAGGGAAGGGAACCGGAACAGGTCTAGCCGAAATGCTTTAGCTTTTTGGCGCCCGAATCCTCGGTCTTGCGATCTCGAGCACGCTGGtattaacagttttttttttttttttgttgagtttCGGGGTGCAGGCTGGCATGCGTATTGCCAGTGACAACGCCTGTGCGAATACCAAAGCCTCCCCTCTACGACTAGTGTGCATCGCTTGTTACAGGACGCCCGATAGATATTTTAGAACTTTTCACCTTAGGTCAGTTACACGAAATTCGACTGCGACGAGGATGAAATGAAGTAGAAAAGCTGAACGCACGCTGACTGTCAAATCTTTTTAATCTGAACTGATGCAGCCCATCTCATCTTCGCCTGAATTCGAGATCGTTAGTAGTGTTCAGGTCGTTGCGATGTCAACACGACGATGGCGATCCTGCACATAGCAGGTGCTGCAACATTACTGCTTTCGGCAGTTACATGAGGCGGTAAACGTAAGCACCACACGCGGATGATATCACTTGGGTGGTGCAGCCTCAGTCATAAGAACTGGGAACGGAAATGGAACAGGAAGCTCATACACATGACCCTATAAACGGGGCCGAAATTTCGGCGACAAGGGTGGCGATGTTGGCACAGCGATGAGTAGGTGAACAGGTGAGTAGTTAGCGAAGTTTAGGAGCGTATAAGTGCGCGAAGAATGTAACGCCGCGGGCCATGCACTAAGAAACCTGGCACAGTATCCAAGGAAATCCTGTCACTAATGCCCTCGATTAGTTACTGCAAATAGCATAGTGCAACCCACTGCTAAATCACTCATCTGCCAAGGCTTCAACTAACTCAATCTGGACAGACTCTCGGCTGCATTTTCTCCGATGCacactccccactctgcaaagcgtgctaGGCCCACGCCgacctcgatcacattatctgggcatgccccaaagcctcacccaccaacacagACCGCACTAGCACTACACGCGTCTTGAccacggccgagcagtgggagacactgCTGCTCTGCTTGGGCCCAGAAGAGCAGCTCTGGGACGTCCGTATGGCCAAAGACGCcaccagaaagcaaggactggccgtcGTCTGAGGAAAGGTGGtactgggggttagtctccccACCCCCGCCACTCCCGGACCCCATCAAAGAcgcaataaagttttatctctcagTTGCATTTTTTGTTGGCTTTGCCTGAACACATTGCTCAGCTTCTGCCACGGCATCTTCTTCTACCATGCATTTTTCAAAGTATGTCAGTATTTCATAAATCTTTATTATCGGCACTGGAAGTGATGCGGTCTGCGACCCCCCGGATGGCCCTCGGTCCCTGTTGAAGGCGACCTCTTGGGCCCGTGCCATGGAGGAAAACAAAATAGGAGAAGCCTGACGGCACGCTTCTGAAGCTGGAAGTGCAGCCATGTTTGTGTGCCGTATccctttgcgcctccaatcagctcacCGGAGCAGATAGGCACGTGCTTTGAAATTGTATTGCTACGAGGTGTCGGAAGTAGCTGCTGTCGATGTGAgtcagaacaaagcctacgaaacttctgtcaCAGTTTTAGTGAAGTAGACGCGCTCCCGCGCTTTTCCGTGGTAccttgaagaagacgacgaagacaccTGCCGTGGTTACTAGAGTCTCTCAGTTACTGGCTAACATTCACACTCATAGACCTTAAACACAACTTTCAAGTTTACACACCACACTTCAAACTCAGCTTGTCTCCGAATAGAATGTGCTCTGAGAAAGACACGGGCCGAACAAACTTAGCTCACATTTCAGAGgcctagagcagcagcgagagctccAGAAGCGCAGTTGCTATAGCAACGTAGATGTTTGGCACACCAGTCCCACTGCTTCGCGAAAAACACCATGTGTCTTCCGCCACACACTCTTCAACTGATGCGGGCTAACCGCGGCCtgtcctacgctttccttcctccatggctcgTGCTGTGAGCCGGACTTGTACTTCCGAAGCAGAGCTGGCCAACAGGGTTTACCACTTTTGTCAGCTTACAAGCTTCTGGAGCTCTTCGGGTGGTGGGTATGTGGAGCAGTCCCAAAAGATGTGTTCCTTCGTGTCATTCATTAAACTAGAGATACAAGCGACCACTTCAGCTTACCAAAGCTGAAGAGGTCAGATGGAGACAAATGCAAATCGATACTCTCCCAAACCCGGTCAGAATCGGCCACATCAACTCAGACGGATTCAAACCCGATTGCTCGAAATTGGCATTTTCAAAGAGCTTGCTTTTGGTCCGAAAGTGCGCCTCTATCGCTATCTCACGCACACGGCACTCGAGCCCCCTTTTTCTGCTACGGCTACTGCGCATCGTTCTGCGCAGGGCAGTTATAATCATCCACTCTTCGAACGGCGCACTTCTGACGTCGTGAGCATCGTCGCGTCGGCAACGGGCCGATTTTATAACGTACGGTCGATCGACTTTCCTCCCTATTAATTCCCTAGCTCTGTTCACGATAACAGAACACTCTTCATCGGGTTTTCCGGTCGGCTAGCTGGCTTTACCAGTAGTCTATAagcttgttttatttatttacttatttttgtgACTGACATTATTTGGAAACTACCCACAGCTTGCGGTGTGTATCTAACATCTTTCAGATAGCCAGTTACCCAAGTTATCTACAGCTAGGGTCACTAGAGATACGTGCTGTCTTGCCGAGCAGGCAACATGGTTGCCAAACAGACAACTTTTTTCTATCTGGCCTAGCAGACGATTTCGACGACCAGATCAGTATGTGCCCGAACGGACAATAGCTAATGCACTGTCTGTGTAATCTCACCTTCTGGGGCAAAACTCCAACAGAAGGCAGTGGTAATTAGTGTGGCTCACCAGCACGGTGCGGGATGACGTATTGGCCCTTCTCAGCCTATAGGCTGACAAGGGccaatttaggttaggttaggttagggagggccaaggttaggttaggttaggttaggttaggttaggttaggttaggttaggttaggtcgcGGCTATAGCCCGCCGTGCCGCGATCACCAGTAGGCCCTTGGTCAAAGAATGTGTCCATTTTTAGCCATTCTCCCAGAATAGATGTTTCAAGGTGGCACAATGGGTGTGTTATTATTTTAAACACATTAAAGCGATAGTGTCCCGCCCGCAACTGACATCTCTACGCAGAGCGCGCCCACTTGATGGGCAGCCACTACAATGAAGTTGCAGCCAGGATACTGTGAAGAATGGGCGTTGCTACGGTGTGTCAGCTGGGGTGCAGGGGTTACAACAAGAGGTACTGTGTCGGGTAAAACATTGGACATTGCGGTTGCCAGCGAAATTGCCCCCTTCGTGTTCCTGCTGATGTGCCCGTAAGGTTTCGTGACTCACGAATGGCATGGGGATACAACAATTCATCACATAGAATAAGCATCATAATTATGTATCACCGCCAATATTACCAACTCATCACAAGAAACCTcactaatcgcattaacgtcgcgGATCTTCCTCAAACCACGAGTGCGTAACGAATTTTTCATTATCGCTTAACAATCCACCACCTACCCGCACCCCTGTTTAGGCCTCCGAGTCATGCTTACGATGAATATTAGCTGTCTCTTCCAGAGCAAGTTGTACAAGCGCACGTGTATATACTCGCACACCGCAGTGCAACGTGAAATCGGCCGCATAATTTTATATCTGCGACGTAAGAATATAGAAGGAGGCAGCACTCTTTTAGCGGCCACGAGCTTGGTCTCAACCGGATTCacggccaatcccccactgtgggtatgcgccacgaGCGCtcaggtcaacaacaacaaccgaGCTCGCGAGGGCGTGCCAGGGGAAGAGAAAAGCTCTGAGTGAGGCGCAGTGAGTGTACGTCATCATAGAAGGAAGACGAGACGAAGCGCGCTGCCGTCCAAACCAAGCAATCATTTttaaggctatatgaatccccTATATAAGCCGTTCACAAGAAGTCTTTATCTGCCAGCCAGATTTGTCTTTCGGCTCGTACTGGCCACGATTCCATACATCTCAAATTAGTTTTATACAAACATGCAAATTCGTGGGGTGACTCCCGTTTGTTGCAACATCAATTATATTGATGTTCAGTTCGACGATATTTTCTGCAAAATATGCAAAGTCACTATCTTACCGCATGCTAAGCTCTATCTTAAATGATTAGTTTTTGCACATGCCGATCAAGACAGTGATTGCCACTGACGCTTCCCGAAATAAAGAGAAGTGTGGAATCGGAAtattttcttctattttcgaTTGGTGGTTTTCTCTTCGCCTCCCAGACTTTGTACCGATATTTCTAGCAGATATTTTAGCTGTAATTCTAGCCCTTCGTAAACTTAGCAGATCAACACCTTGCAAGTGTCGTGACGGATTCTCTATCTCCGTTCTCCTACCTCACTGCTTCTGATGACTCCCAAGTTTTGCGAGCTTTCAAATCCTCAATGCCCCGTCATTTAGCTTTGATTAGATTGGTCTGAGTACCAGGACATGAGGGCCTATTCCTAAAGGAAATCGCAGATTTGTTGGCCGAAGCATCCTTGAATGGCACAGGGATTGAATCCTACCGGCATCAGCTTTCATCACAGGGGCGAGATTTCGGCGGCAAATGACGCTGCATGAATTTCACGCCCCTTCTTTAACAAACTCTTCAGATTTTCAGCCCCTCTCGCATAATTAGAATAGTAAACTCTGACGAACGCGAGCACTTGAAGCCGCAATCGCTAGACTACGCAGCCTAATTCCATTTCTAAATTTTCACCTACGCAGAACTGGTCTGGCTCTCTCAATGAACTGTCCCTCTTGCGGGGAACATGGAACAACCAATCATTTCCTCATTGGCTGTCAAAGATATCGTCAATTGCAAAAAAGAACATTAGAAACGCCATTCTGCCTTCTTAAATTAGTCTTAAACGTTCAAAATTTACTATCTTTGGGTGCCTCGACCCTTGGGCACAGCAACAGGAAGGTTGTCGATGCCAACAAGGATCTTATTGAAGGGCCAGAAGGATTTCGTTCATAAAATCAGAACTTAAGGTTTTCTTATGTTTCTACAAAATCcattacataagctgcatttttattttcatttattcctCCATTAAATTAAAATCATAAGCTAGAATCTATATATTACTTCCTATATACCTATTCcccaattttttttacagtattTTGCAACTCTTTTTGCTTATTGTTATATGGAATTACCCGGTTCCTGGCCAATCTCCCaaagtgggtatgtgccactaacgTCTAGGCTTTACATCTGCATCTAGAAACTAAGCCTAACCACGTTCGAGGCAGCCGCTCGGTCATACAGCGCCGGTTGCCGTTCTTGAGATGGGTATTCAGTCGTCGCGGGCCAAGCGCGGCCCTCCCGAGGTGAGGGAGATCAAATGGGTGCCCGATCGGGAGGCCGCACCGCTCAAGACGCTCGACGAACTGCTCGCGTACAAGGAGCAGCCCTTCCTTTGCGCCGTGGAACCGCTGTCGGACGCCATCAAGCGCGGTAAGCCTGGGGACCCGAGGACCATCTTCTGCCACGACATGGGTGGCGGCTACAACGAGGACAGGCGAGTGAATTCGTAGCTTGCAACGTCTACGTCTGTTCGTTTCTTTCTGTGTCTGTGTCCCACaatttctgctgctacaatctTCGTCGAAGCTTAGCACGCGGTAGGTTTTCCACATGTTGACGTTACTTCTCGCACAGATTCGATTTAAGGAAAACTTATGAATTGATGAAGTATTAAAAAAAGGAACGAACGTAAATCGTCCATAAGAGCAAGACGCTATCTTAATCTTGATGATGCCAATATGCACGTTGTCAGACCAAGAGCTATAGACCAGGTAGGCTAATCCCGGAGATTGTGCAGTCTATGGTacaatgtggttaattttcgactatATTGGCGCAAATTGGGCGCGTACCGATAATTTTACCGGTACGCGCTAAAATTACGCGATACCCCATTAAATCAAGCTGGATAGGTGCTACaccaccgccgcgtttcaaagggaatgccaataaatcatcgtgatcatcatcatcagcgtgaaAAGTAATGAATGTA
Above is a genomic segment from Dermacentor andersoni chromosome 8, qqDerAnde1_hic_scaffold, whole genome shotgun sequence containing:
- the LOC140219858 gene encoding uncharacterized protein, which encodes MQRVSSRAWFNLHKQQLQPRDQGNALCDTCCSVKLHTDEAYNGGGSLRVLFKRNRHFPDTKPYIRLFGCEFPLGSLAVSYTFKNVSSCITVGQDIALVLKAKNSAGETEEIFLGMTAGLPRGDNYTVTREIIRWPETTTDVPGSHWLTRKYLLEDLRGAGGAILEEIGLHFFCVETEANVCLLGQLDVTRPAGPKGASSDDSSSDDEPEKKRQREERYGLDTVEVE